A segment of the Candidatus Nitrososphaera gargensis Ga9.2 genome:
CAATCAGCCCTTGCCGAAATCCAATGTTGCAAAAAAGGTCGGAGTGATTTCCAGTAGCACTGACTTGCCGCTCTTTACAGTATCAAGGATGTATCTTGCGGTCGGATGATCAATACCGCCAAGGTATTTTGTCATTATCTTTTCAACTATTGGTAGGTTATAACTTGGGTTCTCAGATATCCTTACAGTTCACTTTCCTTTCACGCCTTTTACTGGCATGGCTTCATCATCGATGCAAAAATAGACCGCATCTCTTCTCCTTATGTTCATAGCCTTCCTTGAATCGTTGTTTATGTAGATCTTGTTATGCAGTGGCTCGTAAGGATACCAGACAGGGTGCACATTCGGGTCGCCGTCTTTCTCTACAGTTGCCAACCGGCAATTTTGCTTGCTGGTCGGCAGGAAGTTCTTTAATTCTTCCTCGCTCATTGGCGCTCCCATGCCGGGCGTTGCGTGAATTATTTTCATATTTCGTTATGGGAGTGTTGCTTGTATTTTAAGAGACCCGACCTTAGCAAACATGGGATTTCATAATTGATCTTTGTAGCGCAGGTGTCTTTGTAAATCCTCTAAGGATCGGTGCGGTTATCGGCTCAGGAGCAGGCAAGCTTCTAGAATTATGCTGCCGATAAGCGTTATCTTTATAAATTATATCACTGCAAATTAACAAAAATGCCTAGGACTGACAGCGAACATAAGGTTCATGTTCTGGTTCTGCTGGAACTTGCCTAGGGCAAACCCTGTCCAGCAAGCAGGCGTTTGCATGTGAGGGAAAAATTTGGTGAAAAATAAAATTGGTTGAAATGACCGGCGCAAAGGCGTTGATTCAGGCCCTTGAGAAGGAGGGCACAGACATAGTCTTTGGACTCCCTGGAGGAGCGAACCTCCCGATATACGACGCCCTCGTAGGGGCCAACCTCAGGCACATCTTGGTAAGGCACGAGCAGTCTGCCGCCCACATGGCCGATGGCTACGCCAGAATAAAGAGAAAGGCAGGGGTGTGCTTTGCGACCTCCGGTCCTGGCGCAACCAACCTCATTACAGGAATCGCTACTGCTTATGCAGACTCGTCTCCCATAGTGGCCGTGACCGGCCAAGTGCCACTTGCCATGATAGGCAAGGACGCCTTCCAAGAAACTGACATTATCGGGGTTGCAAACCCGTGCACGAAATACGCGTTCCAGCCAAGGGCTCCTGGCGAGATCCCCGAGATGGTCAAAAAAGCATTCTACATAGCTGAGAGCGGGAGGCCGGGCCCCGTTCTTGTAGACATCCCAAAGGATGTGCAGCAGGC
Coding sequences within it:
- a CDS encoding pyridoxamine 5'-phosphate oxidase family protein; protein product: MKIIHATPGMGAPMSEEELKNFLPTSKQNCRLATVEKDGDPNVHPVWYPYEPLHNKIYINNDSRKAMNIRRRDAVYFCIDDEAMPVKGVKGK